One part of the uncultured Celeribacter sp. genome encodes these proteins:
- a CDS encoding DUF4147 domain-containing protein has translation MPQTDTPSLKTTDFDTMRADAMRIFQRGVDAADPGHAVEEALKGRSFTAPLIIAVGKAARTMAEAAMRHVFADTVIVVTNYENARPLDGAEVRAAGHPVPDAEGARAALRIEEALAHAKGDVIALISGGGSALLPAPPVGISLEDKAEVNRLLLASGADIVTMNLVRQQLSRLKGGGLLRAAAPSKVTALLLSDVVSDDLRAIASGPTVSPIGTREDAAQVLQDLGIWEKLPHSVSAFLARPQPDLGPLPEAEVDLIGSNKISVAAMARAAGGGAADGVHVFPIPLEGDVVEAARTIVESAKGPGIYLFGGETTVKLQGDGMGGRNQELALRVALLAAERGLSDYVFLSGGTDGRDGPTDAAGGLVDPGTLERMRAVGLDPLEVLKRNDSYHGLQAAGDLLQIGATGTNVADLQVLIVR, from the coding sequence ATGCCCCAGACCGACACGCCCAGCCTGAAAACGACCGATTTCGACACGATGCGCGCGGACGCGATGCGCATCTTTCAGCGAGGGGTGGATGCGGCAGATCCGGGGCATGCGGTGGAAGAGGCCCTGAAGGGGCGCAGCTTCACCGCGCCTTTGATCATCGCCGTCGGCAAGGCGGCGCGCACTATGGCCGAGGCGGCAATGCGTCATGTGTTCGCAGATACGGTGATCGTGGTCACCAATTACGAAAACGCTCGCCCGCTGGACGGGGCAGAGGTCCGTGCGGCGGGCCATCCCGTGCCTGATGCTGAGGGCGCGCGGGCGGCCCTGCGTATCGAAGAGGCCTTGGCCCATGCCAAGGGTGATGTGATCGCGCTGATTTCCGGGGGCGGCTCAGCGCTTTTGCCTGCGCCGCCGGTGGGGATCAGCCTTGAGGATAAGGCCGAGGTTAATCGCCTGTTGCTGGCCTCAGGGGCGGATATCGTGACGATGAACCTCGTGCGCCAGCAATTATCGCGGCTGAAAGGTGGTGGATTGTTGCGCGCAGCAGCCCCGTCCAAAGTGACCGCATTGTTGCTGTCGGATGTGGTGTCGGACGATTTGCGTGCGATTGCCTCGGGGCCGACGGTGTCCCCGATCGGGACACGGGAAGACGCCGCACAGGTGCTGCAGGATCTGGGTATCTGGGAAAAGCTGCCGCATTCTGTGTCTGCGTTTCTGGCCCGCCCGCAACCGGATCTGGGGCCTTTGCCCGAGGCCGAAGTCGATCTGATCGGGTCGAACAAGATTTCTGTAGCGGCAATGGCCCGTGCGGCCGGGGGCGGGGCGGCCGATGGCGTGCATGTCTTCCCCATTCCGCTTGAGGGGGATGTGGTCGAGGCCGCGCGCACCATCGTGGAAAGCGCGAAGGGACCCGGCATCTACCTGTTCGGCGGTGAGACCACGGTCAAGCTGCAAGGCGATGGCATGGGCGGGCGCAATCAGGAACTTGCCCTGCGTGTGGCGCTGTTGGCGGCAGAGCGCGGACTGAGTGACTATGTCTTTTTGTCCGGGGGCACCGATGGGCGTGACGGGCCGACGGATGCCGCCGGTGGTCTGGTCGATCCGGGCACTCTGGAGCGGATGCGGGCCGTGGGGCTTGATCCGCTGGAAGTCCTCAAGCGCAATGACAGCTATCATGGGCTGCAAGCAGCAGGCGATCTGCTGCAGATTGGAGCGACGGGGACGAATGTGGCCGACCTTCAGGTTTTGATTGTGCGCTGA